The window GTTCGGCCTCGAGCACCACGATCACCCCGGCCGGCTGCAGCCGGCGCACCAGCGCCTCGGCGATCTGGGTGGTGAGCCGCTCCTGGACCTGGGGTCGCCGGGCGTAGCCCTCGACGACCCGCGCGAGCTTCGACAACCCAGTGACCCGCCCGTCCCGGCCGGGGATGTAGCCGACGTGGGCCTTGCCGAAGAACGGCAGCAGGTGGTGCTCGCAGGTGGAGTAGAAGTCGATGTCGCGGACCAGGATCATCTCCGCGTGGTTCTCGTCGAACACGGTGTCCAGCACCGCGTCCGGGTTGCCCTGCAGACCGGCGAACTGCTCCGCGAACGCCCGGGCGACCCGGGTGGGGGTGCTGACGAGGCCGTCGCGGTCGGGGTCCTCACCGACGGCGTACAGCAGCTCACGGATGGCGGCGACGGCGCGCGCCTCGTCGAAGGGTGGGTGCCCGGCGGCCCCGTCCAGCAGGCTGT is drawn from Nakamurella deserti and contains these coding sequences:
- the folE gene encoding GTP cyclohydrolase I FolE, whose product is MTAPDRRADSLLDGAAGHPPFDEARAVAAIRELLYAVGEDPDRDGLVSTPTRVARAFAEQFAGLQGNPDAVLDTVFDENHAEMILVRDIDFYSTCEHHLLPFFGKAHVGYIPGRDGRVTGLSKLARVVEGYARRPQVQERLTTQIAEALVRRLQPAGVIVVLEAEHMCMAVRGVRKAGAVTSTSAVRGVFQTSQPTRAEAMALIVRR